The genomic segment GCTCACCCGCGCCCATGTCTGGCAGGTGCCCTGGCCGCTCGATGCCGAGCTGATGCATAGGGCGGCGCAACGGCTCCTCGGCCACCACGATTTCTCGGCGTTCCGCGCCGCCGAGTGCCAGGCGAAGTCGCCCATGCGCACGCTGGAACAGCTCGACGTGACCCGCGAGCGGATGGGCCTGTTCGAGGAGATCGTGATCGCGACCTCGGCCCGCTCGTTCCTGCACCATCAGGTGCGCGCCATGGCCGGCACGCTGATGCTCGCCGGCTGCAAACGCCTCTCCGCCGACGACGTGGCGGAAATCCTGGCGACGGGGGCCAAGCACCGCTGCGGGCCGCTGGCGCCGGCCTGCGGGCTGACGTTTGTGGGTGTCGATTACGACGAGAAATAAGCGTCCAGCACCCGCCCGTAGATCGCGGTGAGCCGGTCGAGATCCGCCACCGCCACCCGCTCGTCGGTCTCGTGCATGGTCTGTCCGACGAGGCCGAACTCGATCACCGGGCAGGCATCCTTGATGAAACGGGCGTCCGAGGTGCCCCCCGTGGTGGAGAGCGCCGGCCGCCGTCCGGTCTCGGCCTCAATCGCATCCGCCACCCGATCGACGAAGGCGTCGGGCTGCGTCAGGAAGGCGGGGGAGTTCGAGGGCTGAAGGTCGAGGCTGAACCGCACCACGTTGCCGGCCGCCGCCTCCAGCCGCCGCCGGATCTCGGCACCGAGGGTGTCCGCCGTCCAATCGTCGTTGAAGCGCACGTTGAACACGGCCTTGGCCGAGGCCGGGATCACGTTGGTGGCCGGGTTGCCGACATCGATCGTCGTGAATTCGAGGTTCGAGGCGTCGAAATGCGCGGTCCCGCCGTCGAGGGGGTCGGCGGTCAGCGCCGAGGCGAGGCGAAGCAGGCCGGGAATCGGGTTCTCGGCCCGGTGCGGATAGGCGACGTGGCCCTGGCGGCCGTGCACGGTGATGCGCCCGGTCAGCGAGCCGCGCCGGCCGATCTTGATCATCTCGCCGAGGGTGTCGGGGTTGGTCGGCTCGCCGAGCAGGCAATGGTCGAAGCGCTCGCCCCTCGCCTTCGCCCAATCGAGCAGCTTCACGGTGCCGTTGACCGCCGGCCCCTCCTCGTCGCCGGCGACGAGGAAGGCGATGGAGCCGCCAAAATCCGGCCCGTGCCGGTCGAGGAAGGCGAGCGTTGCGGCGAGCATGCAGGCGATGCCGCCCTTCATGTCCACCGCGCCGCGCCCGTAGAGGAAGCCGTCGGCGACGTCGCCCGAGAACGGCCCATGGGTCCAGGCCTCCGTCTCGCCGGGCGGCACCACGTCGGTATGGCCGGCAAAGACGAGGACCGGCCCTGCGGTGCCGATCCGAGCGTAGAGGTTTTGGATGTCCGGCGTGCCGGGCTCGGAGAAGACGGGACGCTCGACCGAGAAGCCCGCCCGCGAAAGACGATCCGCCAGGAACGACAGAGCCCCCCCCTCCTCCGGAGTCACGGAGGGGCAGCGGATCAGTGCCCGGGCGAGGGCGAGGGGGGAATGGTCGGACAAGGGCGGCACCGGTGGCTCGGGAAAGATGGCTCGGGGAAGGACGGCTCCTCCCAACCCTGTCCCTCATCCTGAGGTGCCCGCGTCAGCGGGCCTCGAAGGATCTTCCAGCGTCCGGGCGGCTTCTGGAGGATCCTTCGAGGCTGCTCCGCAGCACCTCAGGATGAGGGAGCGGGTGGGAAACAGCGGCGATCGTCGAAGGGGTAAGCCGTAGCACGCACCTGCTCCGCGCGCAGCAAGCCCCCGACCGCTTCCGCTCCCCGCCCAAGCGGCTTACATGGCGCGCATGGCCCTCAACTCCGAAGAGATTGAACGCTACGCCCGCCACCTCGTCCTGCGCGAGGTCGGCGGCCCGGGTCAGGCCCGGCTGAAGGCGGGGCGCGTGCTCGTCATCGGCGCGGGCGGGCTCGGCGCGCCGCTGATCCAGTATCTCGCCGCCGCCGGCATCGGCACGATCGGCATCGTCGACGACGACACCGTTTCGCTCTCGAACCTGCAGCGGCAGGTCATCCACGGCACGCCCGATATCGGCCGCCCGAAGGTCGAGAGCGCGGCGGAGGCCGTGGCCCGGCTCAACCCGCATGTGCATGTCGAGACCCATGCCTGCCGCCTGACGCCCGAGAACGCCCCTGCCCTGCTTGCCGACTACGATCTCGTGGCCGACGGCTCCGATAATTTCGCCACCCGCTACGCCGTCTCGGATGCGTGCTTTGCCGGCAAAAAACCGCTGGTGACCGCGGCGCTCGGCGCCTTCGACGGTTCGCTCACCACGATCCGCGCGCACGAGACCGGACCGACGGGCGAACCGAACCCGACCTATCGCTGCCTGTTCCCGAGCCCGCCGCCGCCGGGCAGCGTCGCGCCGTGTTCCGAGGCCGGCGTGCTCGGAGCACTCGCCGGCGTGATGGGCTCGCTGATGGCAATGGAGGTGATCCGGGCGCTCGCCGGTTTCGGCGAGCCCCTGGTCGGGCGCCTGCTAATGGTGGATGCCCGCTCGATGCGCTTCGAGACGCTGGCCTATGCCTGGGATCCGGACAACCCGCTGAACGGGGTCAGGACAGGCCCGCCAGCCGAGCCGGCGGGGCACCCGCTTCCGCCGCGGTGAGGCAGCACTTCTTGTACTTCTTGCCCGAGCCGCAGGGGCAGGGATCGTTGCGGCCGACATCCTTGAACGGGTTCTTGACCGGCTGGCCGTAGGATTCCGCGGTCCAGCCCAGCGCGCCGACCGGATCGTCGAGATAGGTGTAACGGTGGGCATCGAAGGCGCTGAGGTCCGGCGGCGCAGCGCTCGCCTGCTTGAGCGCCTTGCGGAACCACGGAAGGTCGCTGAACTCGTCGGTGATGCGACCGTCGCGCCGGGCCGCCTCCACCCGCGGCGCGAGCGCCTTCAGCCCGAGATAGGCGACCGCCTCTTCCCAGCCGATCCAGGCCGGTGCTTCCTCGACCGCCGCCCGCGCCTCGTCGAAGCGCACGAGCAGCGCTTCCGCCTCGTCGAGCGGAATCCGGCCCTGGCGGGTCAGGAAGCCCAAAGCCGCGAAGGCCGCGTTGCGCAGGAAGTCGTCGGCGGTGCTGTCGAGGATCAGCCGGGCGAGCGCCGCGGTGTCGCCGTCGAAGGTCGAGGCGATCACGGCCGGCAGCGTCTCGGACGAGGCGTCGCCGAGAAGCCCGTCGACCGCCTCGCCGTCCTGGCGCATCAGGCGCATCAGAAGCGGAAAGACCCGCGTGTCGCGCGCGGCGGCCAGGGCGTGCAGCCCCCAGAACAGGAGGTTGGTCTCCTCGTCCGCGATCGCCTCGGCATCCTCCGCAGCCCGCCCGAGCAGGGCGAGCACGGGTTCGGCGACCGCCTCGGGATTCTGGGCAGCCCGCTTCAGCGCCTCGGCCGGGAGATGGTTCTCCTGCGTGAGATCCGCGACGAGTTCCGCATCCATGGCCGTCTCCCTCGGTCGAACTCGATCAGGAGCGCAGGGTCGCGCCGGTCTTCTTCGACACCTCGGCGACGATCTTGGCGCTCACCGCCTCGATCTCCGCATCGGTGAGGGTGCGCTCGGAGGGTTGCAGCCGCACCGCGACCGCGACCGACTTCGACCCGTCCGGAATGCCGGCGCCCTCATAGAGGTCGAACACCTCGATCCCGGTGATCAGCTTGCGCTCGGCGCCCTGCGCCGCCTTCAGGATGTCGGCGGCGGGCACGTCGCGGGGGACGACGAAGGCGAAGTCGCGGGAGATCGCCTGAAGGTCGGGCAGCACCAGGGCGGGCTTCGCCTTGGTCGGCCGGTGGCGCGGCAGCGGCAGGGAATCGAGGGTGATCTCGAAGGCCACCAGCGTGCCCTTGAGGTCCATCGCCTTCAGGAGCCGCGGATGCAGCTCACCGAAATGGCCGACCACGTTCTTCGGGCCGAATTGCAGCGTGCCCGAGCGGCCCGGATGCAGCCAGTCGGGCCCGCCGGCCACGATCTGGAGCCCGCCGGTCGGCACGCCGAGCGCCGCGAGCAGCGCCAGCGCGTCGGCCTTGGCCTCGAAGGCATCGACCGCTTCCGCCGCGCCGCTCCAGTGGCGCCCGGAGCCGGCATGGCGCGCCGTGCCGCGGCGCAGGCCGGTGGCGCGCAGGCTCTGGCCCTCCGGCTCGTCGCTGGCGAAGCACTGGCCGACCTCGAACAGGGCGGTGTCGGGGAAGCCGCGGTCGGCGTTGCGCTGCGCGGCCCGCAACAGGCCCGGCACGAGGCTCGGGCGCATGTCGGAGAGGTCGGCGGCGATGGGGTTGGCGAGCGCCAGATCCGCTCCGCCGCCGCCGAACAGCTGGGCATCCTCGTGCGCGACGAAGGAATAGGTCACCGCCTCCAGCATGCCGCGGCCCGCCAGCGCTCGCTTGGCGAGGCGGCCGCGCCGCTGCAGCACGGTGAGCATCGGCTCGACCGCCACCGTCTCGACGCGCGGCAGCGGCTTCGGCTCGATCCGGTCGAGGCCGGCGATGCGCACGATCTCCTCGACGAGATCGGCCTTGCCCTCCACGTCCGGCCGCCAGGACGGCGGCAGCACCTTCACCCGGTCACCCGAGCCGGAGATGTGGAAGCCGAGCGACTCCAGCGTCACCTTCATTTCGGCCCGCGACAGCTCGATGCCGGCCAGTCGCCGCACCTCGGTCCAGGGGAAATCGATGACGCGGTCGAGATCCGGGATCTCGCCGGCGATGCGCGCCTCGCTCGGGCTGCCGCCGCACAGGTCGATCACGAGGCGGGTGGCGAGGTCGAGCCCCGGCAGGGTGAAGGCCGGATCGACGCCGCGCTCGAAGCGGTAGCGGGCATCGGTGATGATGCCGAGGCGGCGGCCGGTGCGGGCGATGTTGCGCGGGTCCCAGAGCGCGGCCTCGATCAGCACGTCGGTGGTGGTCTCGTCGCAGCCCGAGGCCTCGCCCCCCATGATGCCGGCGATCGACTTGACGCCGTTGCCGTCGGCGATCACCACCGCCTCGGAATCGAGCCGGTAGGTCTTGCCGTCGAGCGCGACGAGGCTCTCGCCCTCCTCGGCCCGGCGCACGGTGAGACCGCCCGCGACCTTGCGCGCGTCGAAGACATGCAGCGGTCGGCCGCGGTCGAAGGTCATGTAGTTGGTGATGTCGACCAGCGCGTTGATCGGGCGCAGGCCGATCGCCCGCAGGCGCTTCTGCATCCACTCCGGCGACGGCCCGTTCGTCACGCCGCGCACGAGACGGAGCGCGAAGAGCGGGCAGAGACCCTTGTCGTGCTCGTCGAAGGCCAGCGTGACCGGCACCGGGCAGGGCCCCTCGCCGCGGACCGGCGGCATCGGCTCGCGCTTGAGGGTGCCGAGGCCGGTGGCGGCGAGATCGCGGGCGATGCCGTGGATCGAGGTGCAGTCCGAGCGGTTCGGCGTCAGGTTGATCTCGATGACCGGATCGTCGAGCCCGGCCCAGAGGGCGTAGGGCGTACCGACCGGCGCGTCGGCGGGCAGATCGAGGATGCCGTCATGGTCGTCGCCGAGGCCGAGTTCCGCGCCGGAGCAGAGCATGCCGCGGCTCTCGACCCCGCGGATCGTGCCGACCGACAGGGTGATGGCCTTGCCGGGCACGTAGGTGCCGGGTGGCGCGAAGACCGAGAGCATGCCGGCGCGCGCATTCGGCGCCCCGCAGACGACCTGAAGCGGCTGGCCGTCGCCGGCATCGACCTGACAGACCCGCAGGCGGTCGGCATTCGGGTGCTGCTCGGCCGAGATGACCCGCGCGATCACGTAGGGGCGAAGCGCGGCGGCCTTGTCCTCGATGCCTTCGACCTCGAGGCCGATCCGCGTCAGCGACTCGGCAATCGCGTCGAGCGAGGCCTCGGTGTCGAGGTGGTCCTTGAGCCAGGAGAGGGTGAATTTCATCTCAGAACATCCTCGCGGCCGCCGGAGCGGACCGGGCCGGGATCGAAAGTCAGGGCGGCAGGTCTCAGGCGGTCAAGCCGCCGACCAGGCTCGGCACGTCGATCGGCCGGAAGCCGTAATGCTCCAGCCAGCGCACATCCGCCTCGAAGAAGGGGCGCAGGTCCGGCATGCCGTATTTGAGCATGGCGAGGCGGTCGATGCCCATGCCGAAGGCGAAGCCCTGGACCTGATCCGGGTCGAGGCCGCCGCTGCGCAGCACGTTGGGGTGGACCATGCCGCAGCCCAGAACTTCCAGCCAGTCGGTGCCCTCGCCGAAGCGCAGTTCTCCGCCCTTGCGCGAGCACTGGATATCGACCTCGGCCGACGGCTCGGTGAAGGGGAAGAACGAGGGGCGGAAGCGCATCGTCACGTTCTCGACCTCGAAGAAGGCGCGGCAGAACGATTCGAGCACCCATTTCAGGTTGGCGATGTTGGCCGAGCGGTCGATGACGAGGCCCTCGACCTGATGGAACATCGGCGTGTGGGTCTGGTCGGAATCGTGCCGGTAGGTGCGGCCGGGCATGATCACGCGGATCGGCGGCTGCTTGGCGCGCATGGTCCGCACCTGAACCGGCGAGGTGTGGGTGCGCAGGAGCTTGCGCCGCCCGAGATGGTCGGGGCGTAAGAAGAACGTGTCGTGCATCTCCCGCGCCGGGTGGCCTTCGGGGAAGTTCAGCGCGGTGAAGTTCAGCTCGTCCGTCTCGATATCCGGCCCTTCCGCCACCGAGAAGCCGAGATCGGCGAAGATCGCGGTGATCTCCTCGATGACCTGGCTGATCGGGTGGATGCGGCCGCGGATCTCCGGCGCCTCGCGCAGGGGCAGCGTCACGTCGATTCGCTCGGCGGCGAGCCGCGCATCGAGGGCGGCATTCGCCAGCGCCTCGCGCTTCTGAGAAATCGCGCCCTGCACCCGGTCGCGCAGGCCGTTGATGAGAGGGCCGCGCTCCTTGCGCTCGTCGGGCGTCATCGCGCCCAGCGTCTTCAGCAGCTCCGAGACGCTGCCCTTCTTGCCGAGTGCCGCGACGCGCAGGGCTTCGAGGCCGGCCTCGTCCCCGGCCTGCTCGATCTGCCCGAGAAGATCGCGTTCGAGAGCGTCGAGATCCATTACCGCTGTCCTTGGCCAGTCGTCCGGCGCTGCCTTCGCGCGTCGTTTGCATTCCTGCAAGCACGCGAAGGGGGCGGGCCGGGGCCGTCGGGCAGACATGCCCCGGCCGGAAATGAAGAAGGCGCGGCGCTTGCCGCGCCGCGCCTTGTCAGAGCTTCGAGCGTTCCGCCGTTCGGCGGAGCGATCAGGCGGCCTTCGGCAGGGCCGACTTCGCCTTCTCGACGACGGCGGCGAACGCGGCCGGCTCGTGGATGGCGAGTTCGGACAGCGCCTTGCGGTCCACCTCAATGCCGGACTGAGCCAGGGCATTGATGAAGCGGGAATAGGTCAGGCCGTGCTCGCGCACCGCCGCGTTGAGCCGCTGGATCCAGAGGGCGCGGAAGGTGCGCTTCTTGTTCTTGCGGTCGCGGTAGGCGTACTGCAGACCCTTCTCCACCGCCTGCTTGGCGATGCGGATCGTATTCTTGCGGCGGCCGTAGTAGCCCTTGGCAGCCTTCAGAACCTTCTTGTGCTTCGCGTGACTGGTCACGCCACGCTTGACGCGGGCCATGGGAGATCTCCTGGAACGTTAAGACAAAACAGATCGCGAGGGGTGGAAGGACTTACCGCTGGTTCGGCAGGAAGTACTTCTTCACGTTGGCAGCATCGCCCTCGAACAGGGTCGTCGTGCCGCGCAGGTTGCGGATCTGCTTGTTGGTCCGCTTGATCATCCCGTGGCGCTTGCCGGCCTGGGCGTACATCACCTTGCCGGTGCCGGTGATCTTGAAGCGCTTCTTGGCGCCCGACTTCGTCTTCAGCTTGGGCATTTCGCTCTCCTGAACGCGACAGCGATCCGGCCGGCGGCCGGGACTTCGCGCTTGATGCTGCTGGAGCAACGGGAACCGCCACGGCAGCCCTAATCGGCCGGGCGGTTCGACGCGGGCGGCTTATGGCAGAAACATCCGCCGGTTTCAATCGATCGCGGACGCAACATTCGCCCTTGAGCGTTCGGCGGCGGCGTCAGGCGCTTTCGAGAGCACGCAAGGTGGAATAGTCGTGCTCCGCGACGGCCCTCGACAGATCGTGGGCGGTCTGGAGGCTCATCCAGAATTCCGGCGTGGTCCCGAAGAACCGGCCGAGGCGGCAGGCCGTGTCGGCGGTCATCCCGCGGCGACCGCGCAGAAGTTCGCTGATGCGGTTGGCTGGCACCTCGATCGCCTTCGCCAGAGCGTTGGCGCTCATTTCCAGGGGTCGAAGGTATTCTTCGAGCAGGATCTCGCCCGGATGAGATCTAATGCGAGGCATGCCGCACCCTCCTTCAGTGATAATCGACAATCTCGACATCCTCGGGCCCCGAACCGTCCCATCGGAAGCAGATGCGCCATTGATCGTTGATGCGGATGCTCCACTGGCCCTCGCGATCACCCGACAGCTTCTCCAGACGGTTGCCGGGCGGGCTGCGCAGGTCGCTCACGACAGAGGCGGCGTTCAGCATATCGAGCTTGCGCCCGGCCGCAGCTTGAAAGGATCGCCAGCGGCGATGGCACACACCGTGCACGTCCAGCGCTTCGGTGTCTCTGTTACGGTAGCTGAGGATTATGAGGTCGTCATTGTACGGACAACGTACAATACCGTCTGATGCTCTGCAACCGCACCCGCGCGATCCGGCCTGCGTGGCGGGCCAACATATGTGGAAAACTGGTATTCCGTGGGGTTGCAAAGATTGCCGCTCGCCCCAGGCGCGGGGCGGAACCATAAACCTTGGCTGTCTGTTTCGTTCATGTCCCGCTCAGGCCGCGTCCCCCATTAGTCTCGCCAACATCCCTATTTCCTGTCACAGGAGACGTCTTCGTGCGCATTGCCCAGGTTGCCCCGCTCGCGGAAGCCGTGCCGCCGAAGTTCTATGGCGGCACCGAGCGTGTCGTATCGTGGATCACGGAAGAACTCGTTCGCCAGGGTCACGACGTGACCTTGTTCGCGAGCGGTGATTCTCAGACTTCGGCCAAGCTTGCCGCCTGCCACCCGGAGGGCCTGCGCCTTCTCGGCTACCGCGATCACACCGCGGGCCACCTCGCCATGCTGCATCACGTGCATCGCCGGGCGCATGAGTTCGATGTGATCCACTTCCACATCGATCTCTTGCAGTATCCGATGTTCGAGGATCTCTATCACAAGTGCCTGACGACCATGCACGGTCGCCTGGACGTGCCGGACTTCATGCCGGTCTACAACACCTTCACCGGCATGCCCCTGGTCTCGATCTCGGACAACCAGCGCGATCCGATGCCGGAGAGCTCTAACTGGCTGGCCACGATTCATCACGGCCTGCCCAAGCAGAACTGCCCCTACTATCCGGAGGCCAAGGGCGGCTACCTCGCCTTCCTCGGCCGCATCTCGCCCGAGAAGCGCCCCGACCGCGCGATCGAGATGGCGATCCGTTCCGGCACGCCTCTGAAGATCGCCGCCAAGGTCGACAAGGCCGACCAGGAGTATTGGGACGAGAAGATCGAGCCGATGATCCATCACCCGCTGGTGGAGTATATCGGCGAGATCAACGAGGAGCAGAAGAAGGACTTCCTCGGCAACGCCCTCGCGCTCGCCTTCCCGATCGACTGGCCGGAGCCCTTCGGCCTCGTGATGATCGAGGCGATGTCGGCCGGCACCCCCGTGATCGCCTTCGGCAACGGTTCGGTACCGGAAGTCATCAAGGACGGCGTCAGCGGCTTCATCGTCAACTCGATGGACGAGGCGATCGAGGCGTGCCGCAAGGTCAAGGATCTGCCGCGTGCCGGCGTCCGCGCCCATTTCGAGGGCCGCTTCACCGCCGAGGTCATGGTCCGCAAGTACGTCTCGGCCTACGAGCAGCTCCTGGCCGGCCAGGGAAACGTGCTCAAGATGCCCGCCGCCGGCGCCTTCTCGCCCCAGTACGGTGAGCTGAACGGTTCGGCCCATGGCCCGATCCACGTCGCCGCGATGCCGGCCTAACCGCTCGACGAAAACCCGCCCCGGCCCTCGCCGGGGCCGGCAGAGCGCCTAACTGAATGGGTCCGACAGGGCCGCCGGTCGCTATAAGGCGATCGGCGGCCTTCGATTTGCGAGGGTCACCTCGCTCGCATCGGATCAACGGCAAAAAGGCGCTTCGCATGGCGGCACAGGACGACGCAGCCCATCTCCACGCCGACGGCTCCGAGGGACAGACGGCCTCGCGGTTCGGCTTCCTCGACGCTGACGAGAACCTGCCGCAGTATCATATCGAGGCGCAGGCCTCCCTGGTGGACCGCCCCTTACGCGCCCTCAAATACGGCGAGGCCTTCGCCGTGCTCGACAGCTACGGCGACATCGGCTGGGTTCCGGGGCCGGAGGGCCTCTACTTCCAGGACACGCGCTACCTCTCGCGCCTCGCGCTGACGATCGAGGACGAGCGGCCGATGATGCTGTCCTCGGCGATCCAGGACGACAACGGGGCGCTCAGCGTCGATCTCACCACCCCCGATATCCGGCTCGACGCGGGCGACGAGACCGCGATTCCCCGCGAGCTGATCGCCATCGAGCGCACCAAGTTCCTGTTCAAGGGCGCCTGCTACGACCGGATCGGCCTGCGCAACTACGACACCCGCCGCCGTCGCCTGCGCATCGGCGTGACGTTCGACGCCGATTACCGCGATCTGTTCGAGGTGCGCGGCTCGGACCG from the Methylorubrum extorquens genome contains:
- the truA gene encoding tRNA pseudouridine synthase A (Evidence 2b : Function from indirect experimental evidences (e.g. phenotypes); PubMedId : 2991861, 3029016, 3040734, 3276686; Product type e : enzyme), with amino-acid sequence MPRYKLVIEYDGAPFRGWQRQADDPTVQAAIETAVTRFSGETARLTCAGRTDAGVHAIHQVAHLDLAKDWRTDTVRDALNAHLRPQPVSILSAEVVTHEFDARHSAIRRHYRYRILNRRSPAALTRAHVWQVPWPLDAELMHRAAQRLLGHHDFSAFRAAECQAKSPMRTLEQLDVTRERMGLFEEIVIATSARSFLHHQVRAMAGTLMLAGCKRLSADDVAEILATGAKHRCGPLAPACGLTFVGVDYDEK
- the dapE gene encoding N-succinyl-L,L-diaminopimelate desuccinylase (Evidence 2b : Function from indirect experimental evidences (e.g. phenotypes); PubMedId : 1644751, 1644752; Product type e : enzyme); this translates as MPPLSDHSPLALARALIRCPSVTPEEGGALSFLADRLSRAGFSVERPVFSEPGTPDIQNLYARIGTAGPVLVFAGHTDVVPPGETEAWTHGPFSGDVADGFLYGRGAVDMKGGIACMLAATLAFLDRHGPDFGGSIAFLVAGDEEGPAVNGTVKLLDWAKARGERFDHCLLGEPTNPDTLGEMIKIGRRGSLTGRITVHGRQGHVAYPHRAENPIPGLLRLASALTADPLDGGTAHFDASNLEFTTIDVGNPATNVIPASAKAVFNVRFNDDWTADTLGAEIRRRLEAAAGNVVRFSLDLQPSNSPAFLTQPDAFVDRVADAIEAETGRRPALSTTGGTSDARFIKDACPVIEFGLVGQTMHETDERVAVADLDRLTAIYGRVLDAYFSS
- the moeB gene encoding molybdopterin synthase sulfurylase (Evidence 2b : Function from indirect experimental evidences (e.g. phenotypes); PubMedId : 11463785, 8514782; Product type e : enzyme), whose protein sequence is MARMALNSEEIERYARHLVLREVGGPGQARLKAGRVLVIGAGGLGAPLIQYLAAAGIGTIGIVDDDTVSLSNLQRQVIHGTPDIGRPKVESAAEAVARLNPHVHVETHACRLTPENAPALLADYDLVADGSDNFATRYAVSDACFAGKKPLVTAALGAFDGSLTTIRAHETGPTGEPNPTYRCLFPSPPPPGSVAPCSEAGVLGALAGVMGSLMAMEVIRALAGFGEPLVGRLLMVDARSMRFETLAYAWDPDNPLNGVRTGPPAEPAGHPLPPR
- a CDS encoding protein of unknown function (Evidence 5 : Unknown function) translates to MDAELVADLTQENHLPAEALKRAAQNPEAVAEPVLALLGRAAEDAEAIADEETNLLFWGLHALAAARDTRVFPLLMRLMRQDGEAVDGLLGDASSETLPAVIASTFDGDTAALARLILDSTADDFLRNAAFAALGFLTRQGRIPLDEAEALLVRFDEARAAVEEAPAWIGWEEAVAYLGLKALAPRVEAARRDGRITDEFSDLPWFRKALKQASAAPPDLSAFDAHRYTYLDDPVGALGWTAESYGQPVKNPFKDVGRNDPCPCGSGKKYKKCCLTAAEAGAPPARLAGLS
- the pheT gene encoding phenylalanine tRNA synthetase, beta-subunit (Evidence 2b : Function from indirect experimental evidences (e.g. phenotypes); Product type e : enzyme), producing the protein MKFTLSWLKDHLDTEASLDAIAESLTRIGLEVEGIEDKAAALRPYVIARVISAEQHPNADRLRVCQVDAGDGQPLQVVCGAPNARAGMLSVFAPPGTYVPGKAITLSVGTIRGVESRGMLCSGAELGLGDDHDGILDLPADAPVGTPYALWAGLDDPVIEINLTPNRSDCTSIHGIARDLAATGLGTLKREPMPPVRGEGPCPVPVTLAFDEHDKGLCPLFALRLVRGVTNGPSPEWMQKRLRAIGLRPINALVDITNYMTFDRGRPLHVFDARKVAGGLTVRRAEEGESLVALDGKTYRLDSEAVVIADGNGVKSIAGIMGGEASGCDETTTDVLIEAALWDPRNIARTGRRLGIITDARYRFERGVDPAFTLPGLDLATRLVIDLCGGSPSEARIAGEIPDLDRVIDFPWTEVRRLAGIELSRAEMKVTLESLGFHISGSGDRVKVLPPSWRPDVEGKADLVEEIVRIAGLDRIEPKPLPRVETVAVEPMLTVLQRRGRLAKRALAGRGMLEAVTYSFVAHEDAQLFGGGGADLALANPIAADLSDMRPSLVPGLLRAAQRNADRGFPDTALFEVGQCFASDEPEGQSLRATGLRRGTARHAGSGRHWSGAAEAVDAFEAKADALALLAALGVPTGGLQIVAGGPDWLHPGRSGTLQFGPKNVVGHFGELHPRLLKAMDLKGTLVAFEITLDSLPLPRHRPTKAKPALVLPDLQAISRDFAFVVPRDVPAADILKAAQGAERKLITGIEVFDLYEGAGIPDGSKSVAVAVRLQPSERTLTDAEIEAVSAKIVAEVSKKTGATLRS
- the pheS gene encoding phenylalanine tRNA synthetase, alpha subunit (Evidence 2a : Function from experimental evidences in other organisms; PubMedId : 1537809, 1942071, 1959653; Product type e : enzyme); this translates as MDLDALERDLLGQIEQAGDEAGLEALRVAALGKKGSVSELLKTLGAMTPDERKERGPLINGLRDRVQGAISQKREALANAALDARLAAERIDVTLPLREAPEIRGRIHPISQVIEEITAIFADLGFSVAEGPDIETDELNFTALNFPEGHPAREMHDTFFLRPDHLGRRKLLRTHTSPVQVRTMRAKQPPIRVIMPGRTYRHDSDQTHTPMFHQVEGLVIDRSANIANLKWVLESFCRAFFEVENVTMRFRPSFFPFTEPSAEVDIQCSRKGGELRFGEGTDWLEVLGCGMVHPNVLRSGGLDPDQVQGFAFGMGIDRLAMLKYGMPDLRPFFEADVRWLEHYGFRPIDVPSLVGGLTA
- the rplT gene encoding 50S ribosomal protein L20 (Evidence 2a : Function from experimental evidences in other organisms; PubMedId : 10094780, 12809609, 3158742, 381019, 6317865, 8628231; Product type s : structure), with translation MARVKRGVTSHAKHKKVLKAAKGYYGRRKNTIRIAKQAVEKGLQYAYRDRKNKKRTFRALWIQRLNAAVREHGLTYSRFINALAQSGIEVDRKALSELAIHEPAAFAAVVEKAKSALPKAA
- the rpmI gene encoding 50S ribosomal protein L35 (Evidence 2b : Function from indirect experimental evidences (e.g. phenotypes); PubMedId : 10094780, 3298224, 3542048, 6325158; Product type s : structure) codes for the protein MPKLKTKSGAKKRFKITGTGKVMYAQAGKRHGMIKRTNKQIRNLRGTTTLFEGDAANVKKYFLPNQR
- the vapI gene encoding Virulence-associated protein I, whose product is MPRIRSHPGEILLEEYLRPLEMSANALAKAIEVPANRISELLRGRRGMTADTACRLGRFFGTTPEFWMSLQTAHDLSRAVAEHDYSTLRALESA
- a CDS encoding Plasmid maintenance system killer (fragment); the encoded protein is MCHRRWRSFQAAAGRKLDMLNAASVVSDLRSPPGNRLEKLSGDREGQWSIRINDQWRICFRWDGSGPEDVEIVDYH
- a CDS encoding putative glycosyl transferase (Evidence 3 : Putative function from multiple computational evidences; PubMedId : 15838019, 16934238; Product type e : enzyme) is translated as MRIAQVAPLAEAVPPKFYGGTERVVSWITEELVRQGHDVTLFASGDSQTSAKLAACHPEGLRLLGYRDHTAGHLAMLHHVHRRAHEFDVIHFHIDLLQYPMFEDLYHKCLTTMHGRLDVPDFMPVYNTFTGMPLVSISDNQRDPMPESSNWLATIHHGLPKQNCPYYPEAKGGYLAFLGRISPEKRPDRAIEMAIRSGTPLKIAAKVDKADQEYWDEKIEPMIHHPLVEYIGEINEEQKKDFLGNALALAFPIDWPEPFGLVMIEAMSAGTPVIAFGNGSVPEVIKDGVSGFIVNSMDEAIEACRKVKDLPRAGVRAHFEGRFTAEVMVRKYVSAYEQLLAGQGNVLKMPAAGAFSPQYGELNGSAHGPIHVAAMPA